The DNA segment ATGCTGGGGGCAATGTCCTTAACTTGTTAACGCATTTGCAAGTAAATTTACAGGGGTATGACTTCTCAAATTTGAGCATTAGGCAAGCTGAGTTACAAGGTGTAAATTTAGCTGGAGTTAATTTCCAAAATACTGCTTTTGATAAGTCTGTATTTGCTGCAACCTTTAAAAGTGTTCTCTCAGTTGCCTTAAGTCCAGATGGAAAACTTTTGGCTACAGGTGATATTGATGGGCAAATTCGTTTATGGCAAGTGGTGGATGGAAAAAAATTGTTGACATTTAAGGGGCATAAGGGTTGGGTTTGGACGGTGGCTTTTAGTCCGGATGGGCAAACCCTAGCAACTGGAGGTCATGATACATCAGTCAAACTGTGGGATGTACAAACGGGAGATTGCTTAAAAACTTTAGATAAACATACAGGTTGTATTTGGTCTGTCAGCTTTAGTCCAACTGGTCAAACTTTAGCAAGCGGCAGTGATGACACCTTAATTCGGTTGTGGGATGTTAGTCTAGGTAAGTGCCTTAAAATACTGCATGGTCATACTAGTTGGGTATGTTCAGTCAGATTTAATCTAGATGGTTCTATCTTGGCAAGTGGCAGTGACGATTGCAACATTCGCTTGTGGGATATTAATTCAGGTCTTTGTATAAAAATTTTGGAAGGACATATTGAGCGGGTATGGTCAGTTAGCTTCAGTCCAGACGGTAAAACCCTTGCAAGTGTTAGTGAAGACCATTCTGTTCGGTTATGGGATGTGAGTAAAGGTACTTACATCAAAACATTCGACGGTCATCAAGATTGGGTGTGGTCGGTTAGCTTTAGTTCAGATGGTCAAACTATTGCTACGGGAGGTTTTGATTCTAGCGTTCGGTTATGGAATGCAAGTCAAGGAAGCTGCACTAAAATTTTAGGCGGGCATACAAGTGGAGTGCGCTCAGTTGCTTTTAGTTTAAATGGTCAAACCTTAGTTAGTGCTAGTAATGATTCGAGTGTGCGTTTGTGGGATGTGAGTAAAGGCGTATGCGTTAGAACTTTACACGGTCGCAACAGTGGCGCACACTCAGTCAGATTTAACCCAGATGCCCGTATTTTAGCTACAGGTAGTTTTGATGGTTTAGTTAGGCTATGGGATATTGCGTCTGGTGACTGTAATAAAATTTTACAAGGTCACACAGATTGGGTATGGTCAATTAGCTTTAGTCCAGATGGCTCTATGTTAGCCAGTAGCAGTGATGACAAAAGCATTAAGCTATGGGACGTTGCTGAGGGTCATTGTATTACAACCATTAACGGTCATACCCGTGGAGTACGCTCAGTTACTTTTAGTCCAGATGGTCAAACCTTAGCTAGTGCTAGTAATGATGCAAGCGTTAAACTGTGGGATATATACAACTACAAGTGTATAAAAACACTAAAAGGACACACGGATTGGGTATGGTCAGCTAGCTTTAGTCCAGATGGAAATACTTTAGCTACAGGTAGTAATGACTGCTTGGTTAAGTTGTGGGATGTGTATGAAGGTAAATCAATAACAACTTTGTCGGGTCACACCGAGCGTGTATGGTCAGTTAGTTTTAGTCCAGATGGTAGGATGCTCGCTAGTGCTAGTAATGATGGCTCAATTCGATTGTGGGATACTAGTAACTTTACTTGCATACAAGTGTTGGAAGGACATACTGCTGGTGTATGGTCAGTCAGTTTTAGTTCTGATGCCTGCACCTTAGCATCTGTTAGTTATGACCAAACACTTCGGTTATGGGATATAAATAACTTTACTTGTGTAAAAGTTTTGCATGGTCATAGTAGTGGAATATGCTCTGTTAGCTTTAGTTCTATGGGTAATCTCTTGGTTAATACTAGTCAAAATGAGGCAATTAAGCTTTGGGATGTGGGAACAGGTGAGTGCATTAAAACCCTGAAAGTAGATCGCCTTTATGAAGGGATGAACATCAGGGGGGTGACTGGGTTAACAGCAGCACAGCGATCGGCTCTTTTGGCTTTGGGGGCTGTGGAAGGTATGGGGTAGGGTTTTGGGAGGTTTGGGGAGAAGGCGATCGCTCTTACAAGAGTTCAAAATGTTGTTAACGTGAGTTGGGGATAAGTTGAAACCCTTATTATTGCGTAGGCTTAACAGCTGATTCTCTTGTTGAGTAACTTCAACAATACCCTTAACCAGAACTGAGGTTAGTTAAACTTTTTTACAAGTTACATCTACATTTTTCACATTTTTTACAAAATGTTCAAGTGTTATGGGAGACCAAAATAATTCTCTAGGAGTTTTAACATTCATCCCATATTGTTCCATATCCATGACAAATGATACACCGTGTTTGAGCGCACGGATTCCAAGAAATACCCCTAACCCAGGTAAAAAGCCTAATGGATTAACAGCTAAACTCGCAACTACAAGAGAACCTAAATTTAATGTTCCTTCTATAGCTTTACGTCTAGGTGAAATATTTCCATTTGGATAACAGAAATAACAAGAAGAGTCTTTAGGACATCCCATTCCCAATTTGATAAAATATGCCACTAGGCAACAACAATTATTATAGGATAATTGATATTCAGACCTATTTATTGTATATTCAGTATTGTCTATTGTAATTTTACTTACTAGTTTATTTTGATGATATTCATGAACTGCTGCTATCATCTTCTCTTCGTTTAAGCCTGGAATATCAATATGAAAATCAGGACTGCGCCCATACTCTTTCCAATCACACTGGAAAGTTACACCATCTAATCTGCGAAAAGTCCCATAAATTTTTTGATGAACTTTTTCAGCTTCATTCATTTTTTCTGTATCTTCTTTAAACTTATTTTCATCAAATTGATGACTAATATAATAGTTTTTTTTATTTAAATTATCAATAATTTCCATTGAAGCGTGTCCTGCATCTTTCTTAAAAATTACACCATTATAGATACTAGCAAATGGAATTGCACCTCGCCATATATAAACACGAACAGTCATATTATTCTCCAATTTAGTAAACTTGATTAATTTCGCTTCAAATAGATTTGACAATCAGAAAATCATGACATTTTCTTTGTTGTATATAATCATGTATTAACTAAGCCAAATACTAGAACAAACATGGATATTAATACTATTAAAAAAATAATGGCAAAAACATATAACACTATTGTCAATACATGAAGGTCAGGATATTCTTTCAATGTAAGCTGAAATGCTAATAAATCAACTTCTTTCTTTGCTATCTCAAAAGTATGTATTCCATATACAGCAATATATAAAAAACCACCACTCATAATAGCAGGCAGTAATAAAGAATATTTTATGTATTGTTTATTTGGATTTGCAAAATAAAATGTAATGATACTACCTGTAACAGCATAAAAGAATGCATTTGCTTTGAAGGCAGTATCTAAATAAAACTTGTAAAGCTCTATCCAAAGAGAATATTGCTTCCATAAAAATTCTTGTTTTTTCGATTCATGATTCACGTTTTCACTATTAGGCATATAATTATTTCTGGAGTGCGATGTAGATTCATTACATATCCCAGTTTGCGTACTTTTCCTGACTTACACAAGGCAAGTTTAGCAATTTAATTTCAACTTAAGACTTTTGTAAAAAAAGCGATCACCACGACCAACATCATCACCAGAAGCATGATTGCCTATTTATCTGAATATGAATAATGCAATCGCAAGATGAATCTAAACAGGCATGAACCATTAGATACCATGCCTTAATATTCCTAACTACTGTCTATAAATTATCGGAATTTGACATAGCTGCTACCGTTTCTGTCAAACTGACCTTTGAAAGCCCAGTTAATCCATCCCCCATCGCCTTTGTTGGTAAAATCACCACTTTCAAAAGCCCATGTATCTGCTGCATACCTGAATAGAGAGGACTAAAGTCCTCACTACGAACCTATTTGATGAGAGTTGCTGAATCTTTGCCACTACCTAACAAATATAACAGTGCCATGCGAATAGCTATACCACTGGTAACTTGCGACTGAATCAAGCTAAACTCTGGATCATCCATTAAATCTGAGCTAATTTCTACACCACGGTTGACTGGCCCTGGATGTAAGACTTTCACGTTAGGCTTGCACAGTTGTAGCTTTTGGCGTGTAATGCCAAAAGTTTGATGATATTCTCGCAAGCTGGGAAGTAGGTGCGCTGTCATGCGTTCTTTTTGCAGGCGCAATGTCATGACTAAATCTGCATCCTGTAAAGCAGATTCTAAATCCCAATGCAGAAATAGTTGACGCTTGAGTGTGGATGATGAGGGTGTTTCACCTTCTTCTAAAACAAAGTCTTTGAATAACTGAGGTAGCAGGGTGGGTGGTGCTGCTAGATGCACTTGTGCGCCACTGGCTGTTAAACTCCAAATATTTGATCGCGCGACACGAGAATGTAAAATGTCTCCCACAATGGCAATTTTTTTATCTTTTAATAGTTCTAACCGGGGATGACTGCGGTCAATTAAAGTACAGATGGTAAATAAATCTAGCAGTGCTTGGGAAGGATGCTCATGTTGACCGTCACCAGCGTTGAGGATACTGACTCGCACGCCTAGACGATCCATTTCTTGCGCGATCGCATTGGGAACTCCTGCCTCTCGATGGCGGATCACCATAATATCAGTTCCCATGGCCAAATAGGTTTTGGCTGTATCAAGAATTGTTTCTCCCTTCGTCATGGAAGAACTAGCTGCGGCAAAGTTCAGCGTATCTGCACTGAGACGTTTAGCGGCCAGTTCAAAACTGCTGCGGGTGCGTGTAGAAGGTTCAAAAAATAAATTCGCCACTACCTGTCCTTGTAGGCTGGGTACTTTCTTTGTCCGCCGTGACAGCACCTCCTGAAAACTAGCAGCAGTTTGTAACACAGTATCGTATTCGGCGGTTGTGAAGTCAGCGAGGGAAAGAACGTGATGACGATTCCAGGTGGTAGTAGGCATAAATAACTTTCAGTGTTCTATGTAAAGACGCAAGAGTTTACGCCTTCACAACTTTTTTATTTATATGTGCAGTGGAAATCATAGCATTTGCCTCCCTCTCGCTAAAGATATCTCTCTCCCGAACTGTTTATTACGGTTATACACACCTTTGATATTTGTCAACTACTTGCAAATAATATTTACATAATGTTATGTTTAGTTACATAAGAAAACAAAAAAGAAAAACCCATGACAAGCAAAGGTTTCAAGATAAACGAACTGGGTGAACGAAATAAAGTCGCCATTGAGCCAAAAGTCTATGTAGACAAAACCCCAAGAGCAGGTTTTACCAAGTATGCAGAAAAACTCAACGGTCGTTTGGCGATGATTGGCTTTGTTTCACTGATAGCTGTAGAAGTGATTACAGGTCATGGCGTAATTGGCTGGCTGACTAATCTGTAAATTAAATATTCTAGAAATTTGCGAATTAATTAACAATAGAACAATCAGCGAGAAAAAATATGAGAACCGATTTTGATTTTCCCCAAAAAGATTTACTAGGTACTGTGGTATTTAGACCCAATTTCAATAACTTTGAAAGAATTAATGCCAACCAAGCCTGGTCATTATTTTTCAGTGCAGGTCAAGACGATAACAAGCTAGGAGGAGGAACAGAGTTGGGTAGTTTCTTCACTAACTTTTTAATTGCTTTGGGTGTTACAGGAAGCATTTGGGCAATTTTTTTCAACCACGTGGTATAAATAGCTGTTTTCAGATATTTAATTGAATCAGTTCACCAGAAGTCTTGATTTTATCCCCAAGGCTTCTTTTAAATATTTAAATTCCTAGTCCCCACTCCCCTAATTACTCATAATCGCATCTAACAGAATACCAGCGCCAAAACGCACAACATCATTGCAAGGTAAACCAGTTTCGGCTGTAGTTTGTGCGATCGCCTCCTGAGCTGTAAACTCATCTAAGTGCGCTGTATTCAAAGCTATACCCACCACAGGCACATTTCCAAAAGCGCCTTCTGCACCAGCAACCGTTTCATACAGACGAATTACCTTGAGTAAAGACGGAATCAGAACATGGGAATGATTACGCACATGAACTTGTCCTGCCCGATGTGCCAAAATTAATTGGGTTGGTTGGGAACCACGAATTAAAGGTAAAGTAGCCGTAGAGCCAGGATGCAGCAGTGAACCTTGTCCTTCAATGTGAAGAATATCGTAGTTTTTCCCACAACCCATGACCATTTGCTCCACAGCACCAGCCGCAAAATCTACCCGCACAGCATCTAAAGGTACGCCATCTCCGGCTAACATCACCCCAGTTTGACCTGTAGCTAAAAATTTAGAACGCCACCCCCGCCGCTGTGACTCCCGATGTAGCTCTAAGCTAGTGGACATTTTACCAATCGCCATATCAGTTCCCACAGTCAGCACTCGCCGACAGGGAAGAGTCCGAGCCAACCCACTAGCAACACCCAAATTAGCTGGTTCTTGACGCACATCCCAAATTAATTGTCCTGGTTTGAGCAGTGCATTTAACTCTGGTATGTTTGCTAAAGGTGTGTGTAAACCATTGACTAAAGACATCCCAGCTTGTAAAGCATTTTTAATTTCTAGCCAGTAATCATCTGGTAAAGCACCACCTTTGGGAGCAATACCAATTACCAATACTTCCGGTTTATACTCCAGTGCTGCTGTTAATGATGACACAATTGGCACATCACGCTTGATCCCTGTTAATTCTGACAAAGATTTGCCAGCAGACTCACGATCAATCAAGGCGACGATGGGGGCTTGACTGTAGCGTAAAAGTGATAGCCCAGTTTTACCCTGAGTTCCAGTAATTCCTTCATGTAGCAGAATTGCTATTCTTTGATTAAGCGGCAAACTCACTGTATTGAACCCCCAAGCCAGGTAAATCGTTTGGTATAATTCTCCCCTCTTGCACTAATGCACCCGTAAAGGGGTCATCAATTAAGTTCAGGTGACTGTCTAAATCTAAATAATCAGCTAATGGTGCTAACTGTGCTGCGGCTGTATTCGCTAGTGTACTGTCAGAATAGCAACCAAACATCACTTGTAACCCATAAGCTCGCGCTGTATGTACCATCCGCATGGCCTCTGTGAGTCCCCCTGATTTCATCAGTTTGATATTAATACCATCCACATAGTTTGCTAAATGGGGAATATCGGCGCTAGTAAAGCAACTTTCATCCACAAATAATGGTAGGGGGGATTTCTCCTTCAGTTCAACTAAACTCTTTTCCTGACCTCTTGGTAATGGCTGTTCTACATATTTTATACCTAAATCCGCTAGCCAATTACACATATAAATAGCATCTTCTAAACTCCAACCCCCGTTTGCATCTACAAATAATTCTAGACCGGTTGCTTCTTGTTGCACCGCTAATAGCATTTGCTTGTCTGCTTCTATACCCTCTGGATTACCTAATTTCACCTTAAACAGGCGAACTTCCATAAATTTTAACCAGTCTCGCGCCCTAGCCCTA comes from the Nodularia sp. NIES-3585 genome and includes:
- a CDS encoding dipeptide epimerase is translated as MQLEVQLFTVNKRFPLTISRGTTAQTTNIWIKILHDGIEGWGEASPFGVGTHSQSTDIIKSHLQQLAPVLEAFNPLQRQQIEPILTQQQVPSSARAALDMAMYDWLGKRVGLPLWQIWGLERNVIVPTSVTIGINSPAGARARARDWLKFMEVRLFKVKLGNPEGIEADKQMLLAVQQEATGLELFVDANGGWSLEDAIYMCNWLADLGIKYVEQPLPRGQEKSLVELKEKSPLPLFVDESCFTSADIPHLANYVDGINIKLMKSGGLTEAMRMVHTARAYGLQVMFGCYSDSTLANTAAAQLAPLADYLDLDSHLNLIDDPFTGALVQEGRIIPNDLPGLGVQYSEFAA
- a CDS encoding aspartate carbamoyltransferase catalytic subunit gives rise to the protein MPTTTWNRHHVLSLADFTTAEYDTVLQTAASFQEVLSRRTKKVPSLQGQVVANLFFEPSTRTRSSFELAAKRLSADTLNFAAASSSMTKGETILDTAKTYLAMGTDIMVIRHREAGVPNAIAQEMDRLGVRVSILNAGDGQHEHPSQALLDLFTICTLIDRSHPRLELLKDKKIAIVGDILHSRVARSNIWSLTASGAQVHLAAPPTLLPQLFKDFVLEEGETPSSSTLKRQLFLHWDLESALQDADLVMTLRLQKERMTAHLLPSLREYHQTFGITRQKLQLCKPNVKVLHPGPVNRGVEISSDLMDDPEFSLIQSQVTSGIAIRMALLYLLGSGKDSATLIK
- a CDS encoding chlorophyll a/b-binding protein gives rise to the protein MTSKGFKINELGERNKVAIEPKVYVDKTPRAGFTKYAEKLNGRLAMIGFVSLIAVEVITGHGVIGWLTNL
- a CDS encoding DUF1611 domain-containing protein: MSLPLNQRIAILLHEGITGTQGKTGLSLLRYSQAPIVALIDRESAGKSLSELTGIKRDVPIVSSLTAALEYKPEVLVIGIAPKGGALPDDYWLEIKNALQAGMSLVNGLHTPLANIPELNALLKPGQLIWDVRQEPANLGVASGLARTLPCRRVLTVGTDMAIGKMSTSLELHRESQRRGWRSKFLATGQTGVMLAGDGVPLDAVRVDFAAGAVEQMVMGCGKNYDILHIEGQGSLLHPGSTATLPLIRGSQPTQLILAHRAGQVHVRNHSHVLIPSLLKVIRLYETVAGAEGAFGNVPVVGIALNTAHLDEFTAQEAIAQTTAETGLPCNDVVRFGAGILLDAIMSN
- a CDS encoding NB-ARC domain-containing protein — its product is MKQQPNRRKRGVVLTLQGWDKFQAAKTQAEFDENAGDSFSLEELSDRTHLALHTISRIQGRLEPVDKSSLQSAFAAFGLELGNSDYTRPSTPEHLELRHTNPRYDWGEAPDVSLFYGRSQELLQLRQWVLQEQCRLVALLGIGGIGKSSLAVKLGFQVQNEFEVVVWRSLQNAPPVEENVTSILQFVLWALRKEIAIPESFDGKLSKLMECLQSNRCLLILDNVETILSGGQAGQYHPGYEGYGQLLKRVGEVPHQSCVLLTSREKPREMIPLEGDRTGVKSLPLKGLNPHEGQQLFQQKGKFIGTEREWQILIEHYGGNPLALKMVAAGTQELFNGKIAPVLEYMQQGILIFDDIRNLLERQFYRLLAVEEEVMYWLAINREPVSLAQLAEDIVTSASKGQLPPAIKSLRQRSLIETSGEHFFLQPVVMEYTTQRLVEQVYKELVGEKSVSLGLLQTHALIKATAKDYIRETQKQLIVQPLLEQLLLEMGSQQKLVILLQDVIEQQRHQAPILAGYAGGNVLNLLTHLQVNLQGYDFSNLSIRQAELQGVNLAGVNFQNTAFDKSVFAATFKSVLSVALSPDGKLLATGDIDGQIRLWQVVDGKKLLTFKGHKGWVWTVAFSPDGQTLATGGHDTSVKLWDVQTGDCLKTLDKHTGCIWSVSFSPTGQTLASGSDDTLIRLWDVSLGKCLKILHGHTSWVCSVRFNLDGSILASGSDDCNIRLWDINSGLCIKILEGHIERVWSVSFSPDGKTLASVSEDHSVRLWDVSKGTYIKTFDGHQDWVWSVSFSSDGQTIATGGFDSSVRLWNASQGSCTKILGGHTSGVRSVAFSLNGQTLVSASNDSSVRLWDVSKGVCVRTLHGRNSGAHSVRFNPDARILATGSFDGLVRLWDIASGDCNKILQGHTDWVWSISFSPDGSMLASSSDDKSIKLWDVAEGHCITTINGHTRGVRSVTFSPDGQTLASASNDASVKLWDIYNYKCIKTLKGHTDWVWSASFSPDGNTLATGSNDCLVKLWDVYEGKSITTLSGHTERVWSVSFSPDGRMLASASNDGSIRLWDTSNFTCIQVLEGHTAGVWSVSFSSDACTLASVSYDQTLRLWDINNFTCVKVLHGHSSGICSVSFSSMGNLLVNTSQNEAIKLWDVGTGECIKTLKVDRLYEGMNIRGVTGLTAAQRSALLALGAVEGMG